A single region of the Acinetobacter sp. WCHA45 genome encodes:
- the dapE gene encoding succinyl-diaminopimelate desuccinylase, which translates to MNHSDTLELSLQLLRQPSVTPVDHDCQNIMAERLAKIGFNIENMRFEDVDNLWARRGTTAPVFCFAGHTDVVPTGHLDAWNSDPFLPSIRDGKLYGRGSADMKTALAAMVVASERFVAKHPNHKGSIAFLITSDEEGPSINGTVKVIETLEARNEKMNWCLVGEPSSTHQLGDIVKNGRRGSLNAILTVHGKQGHVAYPHLAENPIHLASKALTELCDTVWDNGNEYFPATSFQISNIQAGTGATNVIPGTLKVTFNFRYSTEVTAEILKQRVLETLDKYNLTYDIQWTLSGLPFLTPVGELVNAAKTAIKNVTGVETVLSTSGGTSDGRFIAPTGAQVLELGVLNATIHQINEHVNVDDLEPLAEIYEQILVELLA; encoded by the coding sequence ATGAACCATTCCGATACTCTTGAACTTAGTTTACAGCTCCTACGCCAACCTTCTGTCACCCCTGTTGACCATGATTGTCAAAATATTATGGCCGAGCGTTTAGCCAAAATTGGCTTTAATATCGAAAACATGCGTTTTGAAGATGTTGATAACTTATGGGCACGCAGAGGCACTACAGCACCTGTTTTTTGTTTTGCAGGTCATACAGATGTCGTTCCTACAGGCCATTTAGATGCTTGGAATTCAGATCCATTTTTACCAAGTATTCGCGACGGTAAATTATATGGTCGTGGTTCAGCAGATATGAAAACAGCACTGGCTGCAATGGTGGTTGCATCTGAACGTTTTGTGGCGAAGCATCCGAACCATAAAGGTTCTATTGCATTTTTGATTACATCTGATGAAGAAGGTCCTTCAATCAACGGGACAGTGAAGGTCATTGAAACTTTAGAAGCACGTAACGAAAAAATGAACTGGTGCTTGGTAGGCGAGCCATCGAGCACACATCAATTAGGCGATATCGTCAAAAATGGTCGTCGTGGCTCTTTGAATGCGATTTTGACTGTTCATGGCAAACAAGGACATGTGGCCTATCCTCATTTAGCAGAAAATCCTATTCATTTAGCATCGAAGGCTTTAACTGAACTGTGCGATACTGTTTGGGATAATGGCAATGAATATTTCCCTGCGACCTCTTTCCAAATTTCAAATATACAAGCTGGAACAGGTGCAACCAACGTAATCCCAGGCACACTAAAAGTTACTTTTAACTTTCGCTACTCAACTGAAGTGACAGCTGAAATTCTCAAACAACGCGTACTTGAGACTTTGGATAAATATAATTTAACTTACGATATTCAGTGGACACTATCAGGTTTACCTTTCCTCACCCCTGTTGGTGAATTAGTGAATGCTGCAAAAACAGCGATCAAAAATGTGACTGGTGTTGAAACTGTTCTATCGACAAGTGGAGGAACTTCAGATGGCCGCTTTATTGCACCTACGGGCGCTCAAGTTCTAGAATTAGGCGTATTAAATGCAACAATTCACCAAATCAATGAACATGTAAATGTCGATGATTTAGAGCCACTTGCTGAGATTTATGAGCAAATTTTAGTTGAATTACTTGCTTAA